AGAGCCGGAGGGGTAAGAACGGAGGGTATATTCTTGCCCATACCCCATCGTCGATTTCCCTTCTGGATGTGATTCATGCAATGGACGGAACGCTTCTCGCACATGACACGGCACAATCCGGTGAGTCTTCTCGTTCCGTCAGTGCGGCTTGGGAGAAACTTAATGCCGCAGCTGAACGCGAAGCCGGCAATATTACATTGGAGAATCTTGTCCATGATTCCCGGTTGCCCATGTTCTATATTTGAGTACAATGGCGACACGCATCATGAAAAGGAAGTTATTATTGTGTTCCGTTCTCGCCGGTTTGTTGGCAGGTTCTCTTGCCGCCCAGGAGCCTCATACTGACGGAATGACGGAACGTCAGGAGACTCCGGCTGCTGCCGAGGCCGGGCTGACGCCTGAGGAAGCAGCCCGGAAGGCCAAGGAGGAACGGTGGGATTTGATGCGCAAGATTTTCGGCTATTTTTTCCTGACCGTTTTGATTGTCTGGATGTTCTGGCCGAAAAAGCGCCATGAGG
This is a stretch of genomic DNA from Akkermansia sp. N21116. It encodes these proteins:
- a CDS encoding Rrf2 family transcriptional regulator, encoding MKIPQKLDYAVRVMVQLARRYEQPELSQIDVLGESEAISVHFLAQILNELRKCGLVESRRGKNGGYILAHTPSSISLLDVIHAMDGTLLAHDTAQSGESSRSVSAAWEKLNAAAEREAGNITLENLVHDSRLPMFYI